In Sphingomonas psychrotolerans, the following proteins share a genomic window:
- a CDS encoding MFS transporter, which yields MPIHPFAIANFRAYWVARFAATLGQMALVIVIGWQVYDIARATMTIKEAAFQLGLIGVAQFLPLLVLSLFAGWLADRIDRRWIARAALALEALCGLSLGWLTYTDTITLPALFGIAALLGVARAFASPALGALAPNLVPKESLPTAIALSSVSWQIGTVIGPAMGGYLYAAGPSVPYFVASGLFLLALVMLLLISAVPRTTLKFTGSPWAQMVDGLHYVRRNRLVLGAISLDLFAVLLGGATAMLPVYARDILQVGSEGLGHLRAAPALGAVMIGIFFSWRPLRTEVGKKMLAAVAIFGLATVVFGASAPFLVGLLGPSAIGHDFAPAVLLSLVALFVLGAADMVSVYVRQSLIQLYTPDQMRGRVGAVSTLFISGSNELGEAESGFLAALIGPIAAVIGGGIGAVLVTLLWAKLFPELRRARTFDPPANLEVPPKEMTT from the coding sequence ATGCCGATCCATCCCTTCGCCATCGCCAATTTCCGCGCTTATTGGGTGGCGCGTTTCGCCGCGACGCTCGGCCAGATGGCGCTGGTCATCGTCATCGGCTGGCAGGTCTATGACATCGCCCGCGCAACGATGACGATCAAGGAAGCCGCGTTCCAGCTCGGGCTGATCGGCGTGGCGCAGTTCCTGCCCTTGCTCGTCCTGTCGCTGTTCGCCGGCTGGCTCGCCGACCGGATCGACCGCCGCTGGATCGCCCGCGCCGCGCTGGCGCTCGAGGCGCTGTGCGGCCTCAGCCTCGGCTGGCTGACCTATACCGACACGATCACGCTTCCCGCTTTGTTCGGCATCGCCGCGTTGCTCGGCGTGGCACGCGCCTTCGCCAGCCCGGCGCTCGGCGCGCTGGCGCCCAATCTGGTGCCCAAGGAGAGCCTGCCCACCGCGATCGCGCTGAGCTCGGTCTCGTGGCAGATCGGCACGGTGATCGGCCCGGCGATGGGCGGCTATCTCTATGCCGCCGGCCCCTCGGTGCCGTATTTCGTCGCGTCGGGGCTGTTCCTGCTCGCGCTGGTCATGCTGCTGCTGATCTCGGCGGTGCCGCGCACGACCCTCAAGTTCACCGGCAGCCCTTGGGCGCAGATGGTCGACGGTTTGCACTATGTCCGCCGCAACCGGCTGGTGCTCGGCGCGATCTCGCTCGATCTCTTCGCCGTGCTGCTCGGCGGCGCCACTGCGATGCTGCCGGTCTATGCCCGCGACATCCTCCAGGTCGGTTCCGAAGGCCTCGGCCATCTCCGCGCCGCGCCGGCGCTGGGCGCGGTGATGATCGGCATATTCTTCTCGTGGCGCCCGCTCCGGACCGAAGTCGGCAAGAAGATGCTGGCCGCGGTGGCGATCTTCGGCCTCGCCACCGTCGTGTTCGGCGCCTCCGCCCCCTTCCTCGTCGGCCTGCTCGGCCCTTCGGCGATCGGCCATGACTTCGCACCCGCCGTCTTGCTCTCGCTGGTTGCCTTGTTCGTGCTCGGCGCCGCCGACATGGTTTCGGTCTATGTCCGCCAGTCGCTGATCCAGCTCTACACCCCCGATCAGATGCGCGGCCGCGTCGGCGCGGTGTCGACCCTGTTCATCTCGGGATCGAACGAGCTCGGCGAGGCCGAATCCGGCTTCCTCGCCGCACTGATCGGCCCGATCGCCGCAGTGATCGGCGGCGGGATCGGCGCGGTGCTTGTCACACTGCTATGGGCCAAGCTATTCCCCGAGCTCAGGCGGGCTCGCACCTTCGATCCTCCGGCCAATCTCGAAGTGCCTCCCAAGGAGATGACGACATGA
- a CDS encoding glycine zipper 2TM domain-containing protein yields MKTITGLTALAAALVVASSPAAAQNSTRYASSAYQDEDARFDAAQRRFDSEYEAFQAAVERYRRARTSRPTYEDRGPDTRYDDDENYEPSRYYRSGNYQERVLSQDDRVYRGNDGRYYCKRSDGTTGLIVGAAAGGLFGNIIAGRRSSTVGTLLGAIAGGAAGSAIDRNQQQVRCR; encoded by the coding sequence ATGAAGACCATCACCGGCCTAACGGCCCTCGCCGCGGCACTCGTCGTCGCAAGCAGTCCCGCCGCCGCCCAGAACAGCACGCGTTATGCCAGCAGCGCCTATCAGGACGAGGATGCGCGCTTCGATGCCGCGCAGCGCCGCTTCGACAGCGAATATGAAGCGTTCCAGGCAGCGGTCGAGCGCTATCGCCGTGCGCGCACGTCGCGCCCGACCTATGAAGATCGCGGCCCCGATACGCGCTATGACGACGACGAGAATTACGAGCCCTCGCGTTATTATCGCTCGGGCAATTATCAGGAGCGCGTGCTCTCGCAGGACGACCGCGTCTATCGCGGCAATGACGGCCGCTATTATTGCAAGCGCAGCGACGGCACGACCGGGCTGATCGTCGGCGCGGCTGCGGGCGGGCTGTTCGGCAACATCATCGCGGGGCGTCGTTCGAGCACGGTCGGGACTCTGCTCGGCGCGATTGCCGGCGGTGCCGCGGGCTCGGCGATCGATCGCAACCAGCAGCAGGTTCGCTGCCGCTGA
- the cysK gene encoding cysteine synthase A has translation MKANTILDTIGNTPHIRVQKLFPGAEVWIKSERSNPGGSIKDRIALAMVEAAEASGDLQPGGTIVEPTSGNTGVGLAMVAAVKGYKLILVMPESMSLERRRLMLAYGASFDLTPREKGMKGSIERAMEIVESTEGAWMPQQFENAANVEVHVRTTAQEILNDFADTPIDVIITGVGTGGHITGVAETLKKSWPGLKVFAVEPELSPVISGGTPGPHPIQGIGAGFIPKNFHGDAIDGVIKVDAGVAKDMARRAAREEGMLVGISSGATLAAILQKLPDLPDNARVLGFNYDTGERYLSVPEFLPES, from the coding sequence ATGAAGGCGAACACGATCCTCGATACGATCGGCAACACCCCGCACATCCGCGTGCAGAAGCTGTTTCCGGGCGCCGAGGTGTGGATCAAGTCCGAGCGCTCCAATCCGGGCGGCTCGATCAAGGACCGTATCGCGCTGGCGATGGTCGAGGCGGCCGAAGCCTCGGGCGACCTCCAGCCCGGCGGGACGATCGTCGAGCCGACCAGCGGCAATACCGGCGTCGGCCTCGCGATGGTCGCCGCGGTCAAAGGCTATAAATTGATACTCGTCATGCCCGAGAGCATGAGCCTCGAGCGCCGCCGGCTGATGCTCGCTTACGGCGCCAGCTTCGATCTCACGCCGCGCGAAAAGGGCATGAAGGGCTCGATCGAGCGCGCGATGGAGATCGTAGAGAGCACCGAAGGCGCATGGATGCCGCAGCAGTTCGAAAATGCTGCGAACGTCGAGGTTCATGTCCGAACCACCGCGCAGGAAATCCTGAACGATTTTGCCGATACGCCGATCGACGTGATCATCACCGGCGTCGGTACAGGCGGGCATATCACTGGCGTCGCCGAGACGCTCAAGAAGAGCTGGCCGGGCCTCAAGGTGTTCGCGGTCGAGCCCGAACTCTCACCGGTCATCTCGGGCGGCACCCCGGGTCCGCACCCGATCCAGGGCATCGGCGCCGGTTTCATCCCCAAGAACTTCCACGGCGACGCGATCGACGGCGTGATCAAGGTCGACGCGGGCGTGGCCAAGGACATGGCGCGTCGCGCGGCGCGTGAAGAGGGCATGCTGGTCGGCATCTCGTCGGGCGCGACGCTCGCCGCGATCCTCCAGAAGCTGCCCGATCTACCCGACAATGCCCGCGTGCTCGGCTTCAACTACGATACCGGCGAACGCTATCTGAGCGTGCCCGAGTTCCTGCCCGAGAGCTGA
- a CDS encoding hemerythrin domain-containing protein produces MSVDRVLAQHCRILANVDAAEEYAAGTRPSCGDSLASKRWAFTRDLLFHFARMESTVYGPMMSDRREHAQQSAALASVETAALMAEYREHIARWQGPHPSENWETYRRGIARLMRRIRTRLEAEAAEIVPLLPVQSDGSRGGPTRETYAAEAWEIRGVLFDSVPLPST; encoded by the coding sequence ATGTCCGTTGATCGTGTGCTTGCCCAACATTGCCGCATCCTCGCCAATGTCGATGCGGCCGAGGAATATGCCGCAGGCACGCGGCCGTCGTGCGGCGACAGCCTGGCCAGCAAGCGCTGGGCCTTCACGCGCGACCTGCTGTTTCATTTCGCGAGGATGGAATCGACGGTCTATGGTCCGATGATGAGCGATCGGCGCGAGCACGCCCAGCAGAGCGCCGCGCTGGCGAGCGTCGAGACCGCGGCGCTGATGGCCGAGTATCGCGAGCATATCGCGCGCTGGCAGGGTCCGCACCCCTCTGAGAATTGGGAAACCTATCGGCGCGGTATCGCCCGGCTGATGCGCCGGATTCGCACCCGGCTCGAGGCCGAGGCGGCGGAGATCGTGCCGCTGCTCCCGGTCCAGTCAGACGGCTCGCGCGGCGGGCCGACTCGCGAGACCTACGCCGCCGAGGCTTGGGAGATTCGCGGCGTGCTGTTCGACAGTGTCCCGCTGCCGAGCACCTGA
- a CDS encoding cell wall hydrolase translates to MQSIEAEVARVPAPRSPVALWLRVVLGVLALVAVGVPLLIVSTAPRVIVHNRAPIVISKRVVPKQELPPVEPVKLQAVAPDDAREINAAIPFSSLPNPAARAFHLSGAADSQVRAVDCLAAAVYYEAGDDAVGQRAVAQVIINRMRHPAFPKTICGVVFQGSERSTGCQFTFTCDGAMLRYTPNPGAWQRARDVAGMALNGTVYGAVGHATHYHTNWVVPYWSASLEKISAVDTHLFFRWAGWWGTPPAFNRGYAGVEPNVPQMARLSSVHQGDTTNPLEPALQGDGSLIDPATIPDSAVPNAVGAGLDANHFLVVLDKKMNPDAFAALAIKTCGERLYCKFMAWTDPKQKPAKLPATPAQTASLSFSYLRDQAQGYAKALWNCQQFKRPSPIQCMRVQPPVAPAAAPIPAAGAAPLPDAKAPPGPALLTGVRRKTDPAQPAARPAVNFTLTPPRPTPTPAN, encoded by the coding sequence ATGCAATCCATCGAAGCCGAAGTCGCGCGCGTGCCGGCGCCCCGGTCCCCGGTCGCGCTCTGGCTGCGCGTCGTGCTCGGGGTGCTCGCGCTGGTCGCCGTCGGCGTTCCGCTGCTGATCGTCTCGACTGCGCCGCGCGTCATAGTCCATAATCGCGCGCCGATAGTGATCTCCAAACGAGTGGTGCCGAAACAGGAGCTGCCGCCGGTCGAACCGGTCAAGCTGCAGGCCGTGGCACCCGATGATGCGCGCGAAATCAACGCAGCCATCCCGTTCTCCAGCCTTCCCAATCCTGCCGCCCGCGCATTCCACCTGTCCGGCGCGGCCGACAGCCAGGTCCGCGCCGTCGATTGCCTCGCCGCGGCGGTCTATTACGAAGCCGGTGACGATGCCGTCGGCCAGCGCGCGGTCGCCCAGGTGATCATCAACCGGATGCGCCACCCGGCTTTCCCCAAGACGATCTGCGGCGTGGTCTTTCAAGGATCGGAACGCAGCACCGGCTGCCAGTTCACCTTTACCTGCGACGGCGCGATGCTGCGCTACACGCCCAACCCCGGCGCGTGGCAACGCGCCCGCGATGTCGCCGGGATGGCACTTAACGGCACGGTCTATGGCGCTGTCGGCCACGCCACGCATTACCACACCAATTGGGTCGTCCCCTATTGGAGCGCCAGCCTCGAGAAGATCTCTGCGGTCGACACGCATCTTTTCTTCCGCTGGGCCGGATGGTGGGGCACGCCGCCGGCGTTCAACCGCGGCTATGCTGGAGTCGAGCCCAACGTGCCCCAGATGGCCCGGCTGTCGAGCGTCCATCAGGGCGACACGACCAACCCGCTCGAACCGGCATTGCAGGGTGACGGCTCGCTGATCGATCCGGCGACGATCCCGGATAGCGCCGTCCCCAATGCTGTCGGCGCAGGGCTAGACGCCAACCACTTCCTCGTCGTGCTCGACAAGAAGATGAATCCCGACGCTTTCGCCGCGCTGGCGATCAAGACCTGCGGCGAGCGGCTCTACTGTAAATTCATGGCGTGGACCGATCCGAAGCAGAAGCCGGCCAAGCTTCCTGCCACGCCCGCGCAAACCGCTTCCTTGTCGTTCAGCTATCTGCGCGATCAGGCGCAGGGCTATGCCAAGGCGCTGTGGAACTGCCAGCAGTTCAAGCGGCCGAGCCCGATCCAGTGCATGCGCGTCCAGCCGCCGGTCGCGCCGGCAGCCGCGCCCATCCCCGCCGCCGGCGCCGCGCCGCTTCCCGACGCCAAGGCTCCGCCCGGCCCCGCCCTGCTCACCGGGGTACGTCGCAAGACTGATCCGGCGCAGCCTGCGGCGCGGCCGGCGGTAAACTTCACTCTGACGCCGCCCAGGCCGACACCGACGCCCGCCAACTAG
- a CDS encoding PH domain-containing protein, with amino-acid sequence MSDDAPRRVHPGTIAIGMLKSAPSTLLTLPALYAAGTKFGLVTSALLALAGLAVLALITWLGWWFLTYRLADDEFVIESGMLHRSRRSIPLERVQDVSIEQKPLARLFGLALVRIETGGGDKDEAALDSVTLGEAHRLRLALRRAPAVVGAETSPPEVTEDAGGPLFTMPMERVLLYGLFNFSLVWLAAIFAALQTLDGVIDFDWKELVGIAGREVRGHLTLTAGLTVLVLALALGVIAGVVRTVTKEYGFRLEERDGRFRRIRGLLTRSEVVIVKARIQLALVRRAPLSGRLNWRSLEFQTLGGSDDSSGRQEMAPFARDEEIERVIAAAGLPRFAPDALTAVSRGHVLRSVLRHGLPVLLVFAVAGAFLPLLWLGLALVPVPVGIALLQRRRHRYGLLETSAQVTRGVVSQRDWTVPYGAIQTISVRRSWLQRRLGLATVAIDTAGAKGWHRPDIADVAAPTAAELAQALVARAC; translated from the coding sequence GTGAGCGACGACGCGCCACGCCGGGTGCATCCGGGCACCATCGCGATCGGGATGCTCAAGTCGGCGCCATCGACCTTGCTGACCCTGCCGGCGTTATATGCCGCCGGCACGAAGTTCGGGCTGGTGACCAGCGCGTTGCTCGCGCTCGCCGGGCTCGCGGTCCTGGCGCTGATCACGTGGCTGGGCTGGTGGTTCCTGACCTATCGCCTGGCCGACGATGAGTTCGTGATCGAAAGCGGCATGCTGCATCGCAGCCGGCGCTCGATCCCGCTCGAACGCGTGCAGGACGTCTCGATCGAGCAGAAGCCGCTGGCGCGGTTGTTCGGGCTCGCGTTGGTGCGGATCGAGACCGGTGGGGGCGACAAGGACGAGGCGGCGCTCGACAGCGTGACGCTAGGCGAGGCGCACCGGCTGCGGCTCGCGTTGCGCCGGGCTCCGGCGGTGGTGGGCGCGGAGACGTCCCCCCCTGAAGTCACCGAAGATGCTGGCGGGCCGCTGTTCACGATGCCGATGGAGCGAGTGCTGCTCTATGGGCTGTTCAACTTCTCGCTGGTGTGGCTCGCCGCGATTTTCGCGGCGCTCCAGACGCTCGACGGGGTGATCGATTTCGACTGGAAGGAGCTGGTCGGGATCGCCGGGCGCGAAGTGCGCGGCCATCTTACCCTCACGGCGGGGCTGACCGTGCTCGTGCTGGCGCTGGCGCTCGGAGTGATTGCGGGCGTCGTGCGGACCGTCACGAAGGAATATGGTTTCCGCCTGGAAGAGCGCGACGGCCGATTTCGCCGCATCCGCGGGCTGTTGACGCGCAGCGAGGTGGTGATCGTCAAGGCGCGTATCCAGCTTGCATTGGTACGCCGGGCGCCGCTCAGCGGCAGGCTCAACTGGCGGAGCCTCGAATTCCAGACCTTGGGCGGCAGCGACGACAGCTCGGGACGCCAGGAGATGGCACCCTTTGCGCGCGACGAGGAGATCGAGCGGGTGATCGCGGCGGCCGGGTTGCCGCGTTTCGCGCCCGACGCGCTGACGGCGGTGTCGCGGGGGCATGTATTGCGTTCGGTGTTGCGGCACGGTCTGCCGGTGCTGCTGGTGTTCGCGGTTGCCGGCGCGTTCCTGCCGTTGCTCTGGCTGGGGCTCGCGCTGGTGCCGGTGCCGGTCGGGATCGCGCTGCTGCAACGGCGCCGACACCGTTATGGACTGCTTGAGACCAGCGCGCAGGTGACGCGCGGGGTGGTGTCGCAGCGCGACTGGACGGTGCCTTATGGCGCTATCCAGACGATAAGCGTGCGGCGGAGCTGGCTGCAGCGGCGGCTGGGCCTCGCGACCGTCGCGATCGACACGGCGGGGGCGAAGGGCTGGCACCGGCCCGATATCGCCGACGTCGCCGCGCCGACGGCCGCGGAACTCGCACAGGCGCTGGTGGCACGCGCCTGCTAG